In Chitinophaga sp. H8, the sequence GCCGGAAGGATTCAAGAGAATAACTACCCAGCAGATGAAAATTACTGCGTGCACCGGCATGAAAATCATAGTCGGCCAGTAAGCGGATATTACTTCCTTTTTTTATCAACCGGCTTTGTTCCAGCATATTGGGAAATTGTGCATTAAACACAGGCGCTACCCGATTCCAGAGGGGAATGGTTTTTCTGGCCAGTTTATCCTGATAGGTTTGTTGCTGAGGGCTGTATATGGCGCGTAATGCGAGCCCTTTGGCCAGGCTATCAATGCGTAGCGTAAGGATAGCATCTGCAAATTCTTGCTTTTCATCGCGTTGTCCGCCATCTTTCAGGATGGCATAAACCGGTACGCTGCCATAGGCATAGTGATCTGTACCAGGAACAAAGATGGGGGCATTACCGGATGATTGGTACAGGGCACGCAGCAATCCTCTGGGGCCATCCGTTTGTGTACTGGGGGATAAGGTATTGGTTTGTGCAAAAGATAAGCGTGATTCCAGGCTTACATGCTTACTGAACCGGGTATTCAGATGCAGGCGCGCATTCATCCGGGAGGTATTGTCAGGGCCTATCCGGAATAGCCCTTGCCGGCCAAAGTATCCGAGTGACAGTGCGAACTGATGTTGTTCATTACCACCTTTCATGGCAATGTTATGGGTTTGAATGCCAGACCGCTTTTGTGTGAGTAAAGGCAGCTGGTGGAAATTATAGTAGTATTTGTAATAATCGGGCTGATCATAATCAATTGCATATCTGCCGGGATGCTGTTGCATCCAGTCTATTTCATAAGGCTGCCAGGGGAGTGGCTGACCTGCATTTCCGGCTGCTTCATTCGCCATTTGTGCCGCCTCATACGTAGGTACCAGCCTGGGTTGATGGATAGGGGTTTCCACTCCCACCAGGGTATTGTATTCCAGTGAGAGCTTACCGGGGCTCGCTGTACGGGTGGTGACCAACACCACACCACCAGCTGCCTGTGCACCATAGATAGAGGTAGCGGCAGCATCTTTCAATACAGATATAGACTCAATATCGTTGGGGTTGAGCATGGAAAGTGAGTTGGCTATACCATCTACGATGACCAGTGGGGTATTACTGGTAGCAGAGGCTAATCCCCTGATCTGGATATTAAAGCCTTCTTTACCTGGTTGCCCGTTATTCCGGGTTACCTGCAGCCCGGTAGCGGTGCCTTGCAAGGCAGCCATTACATTAGCCACTGGTCTGCTTTGCAGCCGCTTGCCTGCTATCTGGGAAATGGCGCCGGTAAGGTTCGCCTTTTTCTGTATATCATATCCTAAAACGACCAGTTCATTGAGGTTCTTTAAATCATTGCGGAGGGTAATGTCCATGTTTTTTCTGTCTCTTACAGGCAGTTCCCTGGTTTCATAGCCAATCAGGGACACCTGTATGATTGCCTGCCCATCTATAACGCCTAATTCAAATACCCCATTTTCATTGGTAGAAGTACCATTGGTGGTTCCTTTTTCCCGGATGGAAACCCCTGACAGGGGTACCATACCATCTGTAACGGTACCTGTTATCTGCCATTTTACAGGTTTAGGAGGGGGCGCCGGCACAGGTGTTTTAATAGGATCGCCTGCCTGGTTCAGGGGAAAAACGATAATCTGGCCATTTTTTATTTCAAAGACATATTTGTTGGGGGGAAATATACTGCGTAGTACCTGTTCCAGTGGAGCTCCCTTTACACGCAAGGTGACAGGGGAAGCTGCTTCAAGTATATCGGAAGAGATGGCAAAAGAATAGCGGGTTTGTTTTTCTATTTCCCGGAGAACGTTTCTGAGTTTGGCATTGGTAAATTGAAGAGATATTTTCTTTTTAACCGGAGAAGTAGTTGGAGGGGTAATTTGTGCAGTTGCCCAGTAAACGGGTAGTAACAGGCCCAGCAGCATCAGCCGCCAGCGGCATTTGACGAAGGAATAATGGGTACTTGCCGTTACTAGATATACACATCTCATGAGCGCATGAAATAACGCGCCCCACCACCTGGTCTGTGACCAACGATCCTGTAGTAAAAATCCCTTCATAAGCAGCAGTTCCGGGTCTTAATAGATTTCTACCAGGTCGTTTTTGTGTGAGATGTTAATCTGGAGGGTTTTCTCCATAATGTCCAGTACTTCTTCAAGCGGCAAGTTACGGAAGCTGGCAATAAGTTTCTTATCGGCCAGTTGTTCATTGCGGATCACTACCTCTACATGGTAGCAATTTTCCAGGGCAGCCGCTACAGCAGTCAGTGGGGAATCTTCAAAAACAAGCTGTCTTGTTTTCCAGGCCAGAATATTATTGTTTTTCTGGGGCCGCCTGGTTTCAATCTTCTGATTAGCCGTTGCCAGTGCTGCTTCAACACCAGGAGTGAGGGTTACTTTATTGTCGCTGCCTTTAAATGCAGCACTTACTTTTCCTGTTTGTACAAATACTTTTACGGCACGGCCATCGTCTTTTACATTAAAAGAGGTGCCTAATACCTGGATGGCTACTTTATCCGTATTTACAGAGAAGGGAGCATCCGGCTTTTGTGCGACATCAAAAAAGGCTTCCCCTTTTTCGATAGTAATATGACGGGTTTTAAATTCCCTGGGGTATCTGATGCTGGTATGTGCATTCAGGTATACCATGGAACCATCCGGCAACAGGAGGCTATCCTGCTTTTGTGCTGTTTGTTTTACCAGATATGCTGGTTGGTGGAAAATAGTATATCCTGCCACCAGCAATAAAATGGCAGCTGCAGCCCACCAGTAGCGGGGAGATATCTTTTTAACAGGGGTAACAGTTGAAGGCGCGACCGTCAATGGCTGTGGGGCATCGAGTTGTGTTTCCAGCTGTTCCCATTGCCGGGTAGTATTATAGGAGGAAATAGCAGGCAGCACATCTCCCTGCCAGAGGGCACGCATTTCGAGGAAGATGTCCAGATGGCCGGCATCCTGCTGCAGCCACTTATCCAGTGCCAGCTTGTGTTGCTCGTTCTCCGGATCTTCCAGATATTCGATTACTACTTGTATGTCGGGTTGCGTATTCATGTCTGCTTAATAATAATACAATCAATAGGGGGAGTACCACTAAGCGGAATTAAAAAAAAGTTAAAATTTATTTCCGCAAACTAAAAAGGTATTTATTGTTGATTTAAGGAAAGTCTCAGCTTTTTCAAGGCAGTGGTGAGATGAGCATACACCGTATTAATAGAAATATTCAATTGGGTGGCAATTTCTGTAGGAGAATGTCCTTTCAACCGGCTCATTTCAAACACCCGTCTGCATTGCTCCGGTAGTTTTTCCAGGGCAGCATGGTACTGGGCTATTAACTCTTTGTGTTCCAGTGCTAAATAATCGGTAACGGAGGCCGTTGTAAACAACTGTTCGCGGGTGTAAGTTTGTTTCCGTTGTTCTTTTTTGATAGCATTGAGACAAGTATTCACAGTGGCCCTGGCCAGATAATGCTGCACAGGCGATCTTTCGTCCAGGAGTGTAGCGCCTCTCCACAAATTGAGGAACACATCCTGCACCACATCATTGGCTTCATCTTCATCCTTTAAATAACGAACGGCTATATTATACATGGAAGGGGAGAAATGTTTGAATACTGCTTCAAACACAGCTTTATCCCTGTTCCTGATGCCGGCAACTATTTCCGCATTACTTAAATGCATCATTCCTTTTAATTTATGCGTTGAGTCCTTGGGTTATTAATGATCCTTTATTTTTCCTGCCAACTGCATCATTCCAGCCGCGAATTTAC encodes:
- a CDS encoding TonB-dependent receptor gives rise to the protein MRCVYLVTASTHYSFVKCRWRLMLLGLLLPVYWATAQITPPTTSPVKKKISLQFTNAKLRNVLREIEKQTRYSFAISSDILEAASPVTLRVKGAPLEQVLRSIFPPNKYVFEIKNGQIIVFPLNQAGDPIKTPVPAPPPKPVKWQITGTVTDGMVPLSGVSIREKGTTNGTSTNENGVFELGVIDGQAIIQVSLIGYETRELPVRDRKNMDITLRNDLKNLNELVVLGYDIQKKANLTGAISQIAGKRLQSRPVANVMAALQGTATGLQVTRNNGQPGKEGFNIQIRGLASATSNTPLVIVDGIANSLSMLNPNDIESISVLKDAAATSIYGAQAAGGVVLVTTRTASPGKLSLEYNTLVGVETPIHQPRLVPTYEAAQMANEAAGNAGQPLPWQPYEIDWMQQHPGRYAIDYDQPDYYKYYYNFHQLPLLTQKRSGIQTHNIAMKGGNEQHQFALSLGYFGRQGLFRIGPDNTSRMNARLHLNTRFSKHVSLESRLSFAQTNTLSPSTQTDGPRGLLRALYQSSGNAPIFVPGTDHYAYGSVPVYAILKDGGQRDEKQEFADAILTLRIDSLAKGLALRAIYSPQQQTYQDKLARKTIPLWNRVAPVFNAQFPNMLEQSRLIKKGSNIRLLADYDFHAGARSNFHLLGSYSLESFRHEQNTIAAQGVSNEELTTQYIHHPEYGTTAREVRYGSLQSYSAKLNYIFDNRYLVEVNANAARLYQMANTIGTVKSWQVFPSVSAGWRLNNERWFSNAFPVFDEFKLRGSWGQPGNIKGWSNTNDELLRIFVRNATPLTPFYNYLPIPLTSGWENITATNAGWDIAMFKGRFTLSADYFVKRHKNMPVPLLQSSVNGPAFAGFNDGEMKASGWELNLGWKSNTNKFSYWLNANISDSKNKVLRNDAAVKQYGLNLGLPGYAYASLFGYLADGYFQNASEVQQHAVQDPQTGPGDIRYQDINHDGKIDQADLVYLGSTDPRYTYGFDAGFNWKGLDFSIFFQGVGQRQLLADPRYSMPFTDGWQQPWDINRNYWQPGNPDALFPRLYQGGGQNLAPSSHWIMNGAYLRLKNLQLGYTLPAALLKKTPVSSVRVYFSGQDLWEISHMKIKYLDPEQLNYNGYEYPFFRSYTLGLNIVF
- a CDS encoding FecR family protein — encoded protein: MNTQPDIQVVIEYLEDPENEQHKLALDKWLQQDAGHLDIFLEMRALWQGDVLPAISSYNTTRQWEQLETQLDAPQPLTVAPSTVTPVKKISPRYWWAAAAILLLVAGYTIFHQPAYLVKQTAQKQDSLLLPDGSMVYLNAHTSIRYPREFKTRHITIEKGEAFFDVAQKPDAPFSVNTDKVAIQVLGTSFNVKDDGRAVKVFVQTGKVSAAFKGSDNKVTLTPGVEAALATANQKIETRRPQKNNNILAWKTRQLVFEDSPLTAVAAALENCYHVEVVIRNEQLADKKLIASFRNLPLEEVLDIMEKTLQINISHKNDLVEIY
- a CDS encoding RNA polymerase sigma-70 factor, with product MMHLSNAEIVAGIRNRDKAVFEAVFKHFSPSMYNIAVRYLKDEDEANDVVQDVFLNLWRGATLLDERSPVQHYLARATVNTCLNAIKKEQRKQTYTREQLFTTASVTDYLALEHKELIAQYHAALEKLPEQCRRVFEMSRLKGHSPTEIATQLNISINTVYAHLTTALKKLRLSLNQQ